In Truepera sp., the sequence GTTGCTTCATTCCAAGGTAAGACACTTTTCCTCCATGGCGGGATGTTGAGGTCGATATCGGTGAGCCGCGCCACCTCGGTGGCTGGGGGGATCCCCCGGCTGCGCCCAGCTATCGCTCTGGTGATGACGGACATCCCGCTGCCGCCGACCAAACCTACCGAGTATACAGGCCGCGGCGTGGGTTCGTCCAGCCGCCTGAGCGGTGAAGTGCGCAAAGGGGCGGGCGCCCGGCCTTTCGGCTCGGGCGCCCGCACGAGGACAGCGAGTAGTGCGGGGCTACTGGCCGAGTTCCTTGCGGGCGTCGGCGTAGTTCGGGTCGAGCTCGAGGGCCCGCTCGAAGGCACGCTTGGCGTTGTCGGTGTCGCCGCTGGCGCCGCGGCGCTGGTAGGCCTTGCCGAGCCAGTAGTAGGCGTCGGCGCTCGGGGGCGGTAGCAGCGCGCCGTACTGGGCGTACTTGACGGCGTCGTCCACGCGGCCGACGCTCATGTAGGCGCGGGCCAGGTAGGTGTAAAGGGGCGGAAGGAACACGGCACCGTCGAGGGCGATGGCTGCCTCGAGCTTCGGCACGCTGCCGGCCACGTCGCCACACTCGAAGAGCGCGATGCCTAGTTGAGACACGGCCGAGACCGAGTCCGGGGAGAGGCTGGCCGCCTGCGATAGCTCGTACTCGGCGGTGGCGCAGTCGCCAAGCCGGAAGGCGATGTTGCCAAGGTTGTTGTGCGCGGTGGCATTGGACGGGTCGAGGACGACGGCGCGCCGGAAGGCCTGTTGGGCCAGCTCGAGCTCGTCGAGGTCGCGGTAGACGCGCCCGAGGTTGACCTGAACCGTGCTCTTCTCGTTGGCGGCAAGGGGCGCGCTAGAGGTGTCGGCGGCCACGAGGGTGGAGGCGCGCTCGAGCGTCGTGCGGGCCGACGCGAGGTCGCCGAGCAGGTACTGGATCACGCCCTTGGTGTTCTGAACCCGCCAGTCGTCCGGCTTGAGGCGTTCGGCGCGCTGGATGCTGTCGAGGGCATCGGCGAGCCGGCCGGAGTAGGCGGTCGGATCGGACTGGTACTGGTTCTGGTAGGCGATCGCCAAGTAGATGTGGGCGTCAACGAAGTTCGGGTCGGCCGCCTGGGCGGCCTGGAACGCCTCGATGGCGGCCGGGTACGCCCCCTGGCACGCCAGGGCGCGGCCCTTGCCCACGAGCCCCGCGGCGTTCTTGGGCTCGGTGCGCAGAGCCTCCTGGTAGAAGAACTGCGCTAGCGCGCAATCGCCACGGTCGAGGTAGAAGGCACCGTTCTCGATCAACGTGGCGGCGTCGAGCGTGGCGGGTTCGGCGTCCTGCGCGAACGCCCCGCTCGCGAATGCCACCAGCAGCGCGGTGACCGCGTACCTCAACAGAGTGGTGCTTGTGAGCCTGAAGCTGATCAACGTGTCCTCCGAAGACCTTATTCGGTGCCGCGAGTCTAACACCGCAGCTAGCGGCCGAAAGCAGGTGGCCGACGTGTTGTCGCTCCACTGCGTCTCAACGGGCTTCATCATCGCCAAAATGTGTGAGAGCGCCGTGTGCCTTGGCCAGCGCAACGTACCTCGGCCAGCGGCTAGTGCCTTGCGGCCTACTTTGCTAGCATGGGCCGGTCGCCGACAGTTCGTCGGAACCCTTCCGGTTACCAACCGCAGCGGGCACGAGCGGCCGGTGCCTCCGACCAGGGCCCACAGAAAGGGTCCACAGCACGGGCCCACAGAAAGTAGGTAGTAGTTCAGGGTGAATCTGCGCAGTCTGCACCTTGCCTGGGCGGCTTTGATAGGTAACGGTGTCGTCATCTTGCAGGGCGCCGTGGTGCGTAGCACCGGCTCGGGCGCCGGCTGCGGCAGCCACTGGCCCACGTGCAACGGCCAGGTCGTGCCGCTCGACCCATCTGCCGGCACGATCATCGAGTTCAGCCACCGCCTCCTGTCGGCTGGTGTCCTCATCCTCGGGGCGTGGCTCCTGACGAGGGCCCTGAGGACCCGCCGCGAGAACCCGGGGCTCGCGGCCTACGCGGGCTTCGGCTTCGCTCTCGTGGTGCTGGAGGCGCTCATCGGCGCGGCGACGGTCCTGCTCGGCATGACCGGTGACAACACCAGCGTCGCGCGTGGTGTGTGGGTGGCTTCCCACCTCGTCAACTCCCTGCTGTTGATCGGGGCCCTCGCCGCCACGGTCGTCTACGCCGGCCGAGAACCGCCGGCGTACCCCTTGCGCTTACGCGCGCAAGGCAGTCTGGCGAGCGTGACCGGGCTGGGCCTTGGCCTCATGCTGCTCCTCATGTTCACGGGCGGGATCGCGGCGATGGGCAACACCATCTTTCCACCCGAATCGCTCGCCGCCGGGCTACGCGCCGATCTCGACCCGAGCTCGCACCTCCTCATCCGCCTTCGCCTATTGCATCCGCTCATAGCGATAACCGTGGGGACCTATCTCTTCGTCGCCCTGGGGATGGCGTGGTGGCTGAAGGCGGTGCCCGCCGCCAGGCGCACCTCCAAAGCGCTCCTCGGCGTGTACCTCACCCAGGTCGCAGTGGGTATCCTTAACCTAGCGCTGCTCGCACCCGCGGTGCTGCAGCTCATCCACCTCGCGCTGGCGGTCACGGCTTACGCCCTGCTGTCGGCGACGACGGTTCAGCTTCTAGGCGGGCGCTCCGCGGCGCTCGGGTCGAGCGCCAAACGTGGCGCAGTACTGGAGAGCGCAAGAACGTGAACGAAGCAGATACCCCCGCCACCGGGCCGGCGCGCGCCACCGTCCGTGACTACCTCATCCTGACCAAGCCGAAGGTCATCTCGCTGTTACTCCTGACCACGGTGGGCGC encodes:
- a CDS encoding tetratricopeptide repeat protein, with the translated sequence MISFRLTSTTLLRYAVTALLVAFASGAFAQDAEPATLDAATLIENGAFYLDRGDCALAQFFYQEALRTEPKNAAGLVGKGRALACQGAYPAAIEAFQAAQAADPNFVDAHIYLAIAYQNQYQSDPTAYSGRLADALDSIQRAERLKPDDWRVQNTKGVIQYLLGDLASARTTLERASTLVAADTSSAPLAANEKSTVQVNLGRVYRDLDELELAQQAFRRAVVLDPSNATAHNNLGNIAFRLGDCATAEYELSQAASLSPDSVSAVSQLGIALFECGDVAGSVPKLEAAIALDGAVFLPPLYTYLARAYMSVGRVDDAVKYAQYGALLPPPSADAYYWLGKAYQRRGASGDTDNAKRAFERALELDPNYADARKELGQ
- a CDS encoding COX15/CtaA family protein, with protein sequence MNLRSLHLAWAALIGNGVVILQGAVVRSTGSGAGCGSHWPTCNGQVVPLDPSAGTIIEFSHRLLSAGVLILGAWLLTRALRTRRENPGLAAYAGFGFALVVLEALIGAATVLLGMTGDNTSVARGVWVASHLVNSLLLIGALAATVVYAGREPPAYPLRLRAQGSLASVTGLGLGLMLLLMFTGGIAAMGNTIFPPESLAAGLRADLDPSSHLLIRLRLLHPLIAITVGTYLFVALGMAWWLKAVPAARRTSKALLGVYLTQVAVGILNLALLAPAVLQLIHLALAVTAYALLSATTVQLLGGRSAALGSSAKRGAVLESART